GTGCTTTTTGCATCTCCAGGCAAAAGCGGTTTTTTTCACGTGATGCATGAGAAGAAAGCCCTCCAACCAAGAAGCTATTGGAGGAGATATCAAGTCCTTGCAATGCTGTAAAACCAGTCGCTTAGCCACCCATAAAGCATGCAAGTTCCAGGACATTAGGATATAACCGAGCCATCCATGACCATCCAAATATTTCAGGGACAGTCTCATAACAAAATTAATTTGAGCAAGCACCTTCACCGAAAAAGAAGCCAATGCAAGGCATGTTTTTAATGCTTCCCAAGAAAAAAGTTAAGGCACCCCGGCTCCAAAGTGCCCATCAGGAGTCCATCAACACACACAGTCTTTTTAGCCATCTTCTTGCCTGCACAACTCTCCGAATCCCTTTTGCTATACTGTATAAAGTCCTCACCCGGCCACGGCGTCTTGAGGAGCCTCCTAAGGCGACGATCCTACGcccacttacttaggagtaagctcCACAAAAGTGAAATGGGGCAGAGAAATGCACACAAGGTCGGGCTGTGCGCTGCAGCCCGACACCGGCTCCTTCGCCTCAGCCTCCTCCTTCCAGGTCAATGCAGAGGAAGGACAGAAGCACCCACGTCCCACCCGCTCCGTCTGACAAAGCCTTTGCCGCGCTGAGCCCCGGCGGGGGCCGTTGGAACCCGGCGGCTCGAGAGTAGGGCGGGGCGGATGGAGGCTAGTTATCAGCGCAGGCCCCGCGCAACGGCGTCTCCCGGCTGCTGCCTAGCAACCCTCAGCGCCGGAAGAGAACCCGGCAAGCATTCCAAAGCGGTTGAGTTTCCGGGCCTGTCAAGATGGCGGCGACCGGCGACAGCGAGGAGCAGGAGGAGTTGGCTGCGGATTGGTAAGGGAGCGGTTCGGCCTTGTgtgtcctcctttctctctcagcGGAAGGCAGATGAGCAAATGGCTGGCGTACCCTTTCCTCCTCTGTTTTCTGTAGCCCAGGCCATCTCTTCacgaaggaatttttttgtttcttcgttCGTCTTGTTCTTATGTAATGTTCGACATGTACGATGTGGTTCGTCATCTTCCTGGGTCTCGTCACAACAGGGAGTGAGCTAGCACAcgacccccccgccccccgcgcgCTATTTCTGAGGGTAGGGGGCTGAGAGAGAAAGGCAGCGCCCAGTAGCCGAACAAGCAGCGATATGAATCTTATATCCAAGCCAAGTGCAAAATCCACTCCCTGGGCCAATCCTGTTCCTCCTCGCCCTTTGGTCTTCTAGCagggttggttgttgttgttggttgttttttttagaaactCCTTATGAAAAACTGTAGATAGAGAAATAAATGCCTTCTCTTTACCGCACAGTTACCTGGCTAGAAGCATATGCCAACTGAGATCTCTCCTCAGTCGGCTGCTGTTATGCCACTGGTTCCTTATGGATATTATGAAAAAATACTCCATGCAACAATCTCACTCTCGGTTAGTATTACAGCTGTGTTTCTGCCCTTTGCAGTATGGAGCTGTGTCATTTTTCAGCCACAGAATCAAAACAGAAAGAGAATGACAGCCTTTCTCAAGCATGGTAAACTACCCACTGTTGTGGGAATTGTGTGTAAGGTAAAATTCTGAGAAGTAGccagagagaaatgtttttgtgGTTTTCATTATCACTGGCAGCAGCAAAGGTCTGCTAGTTTAGACTATGTGTTTCTGTCCTGCTCTGTACATACTGGGAAGTGCCAGTCCAGTCCCAGCAGGAAGAGGCTGATGTGCTTGATCTGAGCTGAATTGAACTTCCTGAGCATCAGCTAATGCATAGGAGTTCAATCCTGATTTCTATCTGCCCCATGCATAACATCATACATGATGGACAGGAGAAACCTGAGGAAATTAGCCTTATAtataatatgattttttttttcttactcAGGGCTCTGCCTTCAGAAGTGGAAGTCTTGGAGTCCATTTACTTGGATGAGCTACATGTTTCTAAAGGAAACGGAAGGTAATTGCAACATTGTCAGATCCTTTGCTGGTTCTTTGTTTTAAAGTATTGATCACTCCTGTGATCTTGCATATGTCATTGTGGAACTTGATTCCTGGTTTAGAAGACTGTACCCTGTTTTTGGATTAGACTACAGTGTCCTGCACAAACTCGGAATGAATTGCAACCCCTGATTCATGTTTGTTAATTTCCCAAAATATTAGTCacttctttcccccccctccttgtATTTGATACTACCATTCTGAAATAGTTATCTTTGTAAAaatatggggtggggagaatggaaGGTCTGCATTATGCCTGCTTCAATCTTCTTTCAGCCTGAGAAAGGAAGGAATAACAACCCACCTGCATTATCTCTCCtgttccatcttcctttcatttGACACCAGACCCTCACTTGAGCCTTTCTTCAACCCTAGGTCTGTGCCGTGGGAAATATCTATCACCCTTCATCCAGCAACTGCAGAGGACCAGGAGTCTCAGTACGTCTGCTTAACCTTGGTGCTATCCGTGCCTCTTCAGGTAAAGCCTTGTATGACCTGAGTGACTGTTTTGCTATATAACACTTTAGCATGGCTGTACTACTCATTTTGACTTGGCTTTGTTTCTTATTAGTATCCAAATGAAGTGCCAAAGATAGCCATCCAGAATCCTCGAGGGCTGTCAGATGAGCAAATCCAAAAGTAAGTGTATTATGCAAACTCTTTCCAGTTCAGTGCAAGAAGTAAGGTTTTCTTTGTTTCAGTCTGTCACACTTTTAATGGAAAGTGTGGGGAGGTGGGAGCTTCTTTATATTGTGTTCCACCTGCCCAATGATCTTATGTGGAATATGTATTATGCAGCTGTTCTCTTAATTTAGAGCTGTGCTGTGAAGGCTGTTGCTATGTTACTAACATTGGGAGCATGAGGAATGAGGTTACAAACAAGACTGGAAGTTCTAATCATGTATGCAACATGTTTGGGTACATATAAATTAATTatggtgtttgtgtgtaaaaTTGGCATTGGGAGAATACATGTTAAATGAGATCTTTCCCTTAAAAGTTATTGATAGGTGGACAAAATTAAGAGATGAGAGGCAATGCATCTTGGTACATTACTGTATCAGAAATGCAGCATCTTCATCCAAAACAAAGTCCCAGCTTCTGTGGCTCTTTACACCTGGCTTACTAGAACCTGCTTTCCCTTCCCTGCTTTCCCTTGCCCTAGAAGGGCTTCAAGCTGCTTTTTCAATTTCAGTCTGGTACCACTTCCTTCTAATTTGTACTGAAGTAGCTACTGTGTCCGATGAGATACTGGGTGAGAGGTTGGCGCCCATCCTGTGTTGGTGTTGAGATTGCTATTGCAAGTGGCTGATTCAGCCACTCCAGTTCTTGCCATCTCACTTCCCTGGACATCTATTCTAGCCTTTCTCCTTACCTTGCCCCCTTTTTTGCCTCCATTTTAGGATTTCCCAGACACTACAATGTACTGCTGAGGCCCAGCTGGGTACAGCTATGTTATATGAGCTAATAGAGGTAAGAGAACAGAAAGGGGAGGCAGGCTGTCCAGACCTATGGCTTGGGCTGTTGCGCCTTTATTGTGTGAAATGACAAACTGACCCTCTCTGTCTTcacagaagggaaaggaaattcttACAGACAACAACATCCCTCATGGGCAGTGTGTGATTTGCCTGTATGGCTTTCTGGTAAGGGCATGCTGGATTGGCATCTTGTTTTCATTTGTGGGGAGCCATAGGGAATAAAAGCACTAATATAAGGAGGTGGAAGAATGAGGTGAAGCTGGGACTCActcaaaaaggaaggaaaagggaatgGGAACTTGTTGGGATGTCTCTAGATCCCTTCCTTAGTGCTGTGTTGTATTCTGTTCTgcaaaagtgtgtgcatgtgtcccCATAGTGGGAAGAGGAGTAACAGTGGGAATGGGGTGCAAAAAGCCCCTGTTAATGTGATTGTTTGAATCTGAGCCAGCATCCACATATATTACTGTACATATGAATTGAATTGaaattggaatgaatgggaaTTATTATTTCAATGTATGCTGAAAACGCACAGTGTAGCTGATTTGTATTAATAGGAATCTCTTCCTTCCCCTGTGCAGGAAAACGAAGCTTTCACTAAGACACCATGCTACCACTACTTTCACTCACGTTGCCTTGCCAGTTATACAGAGCATATGGAGGAAGAGATCCGtgcagagaggaaagaaagagtaCAGCCTTTGGCACCTCTGCCCAAAGAGGTAATAGCTCCTTGCATGCACCCCACAGCTGCTTCTAGAACTTCACCAACTTTTTCCTCCAGGAATGGCTTCTGAATCTGGATCAACATTTCCAGTTCATTTTGGTTATTAGTTACGGCGTTGAGAGCTGTGGACAAGATTTTCCCAGATCAATGTTAAAATGGTTTTCCATGGTTCAGTGCTGTGCATACGTTCGCATTTGCAAGTTATTTTGTCTACAGAGAACAAAATGTTAAGTGATGTGTAAAGTCTGGGAATCTAGTTAAAGACCAGAGGAGATGGTCAACATATCTTCCTTTGCTTCAAATACTAAGGAACTGGGGTTCTGTAGATAAAGGCAATCTTCACAGCTGCAGTACAAGTGACCAAAAAGTATACTCACGTTATATCTTCTTGAACACCTGTGTTGGTGTGTTTCCTGGTGGTAAAGATTGTGAATGGACTACAACATACACAAAAAAGCTTTGCCAAGAAACAAAAGTTATCTTCCTCCACTCCCAAACAATAGAATAGTTCTGAGGGCAGGGTTGCTAGTGGTGAATCTTCACTCTGAGATAATTTTTGCACTAGCTTTGATGCAAGTTGTGATTGCATTAGGAAGGCCCAGTAGCATCTTATAAAAGAGAACACTTTACTGGTGGATGTTTATAGAATgaaattaattaccgtatttttcgctctataagacatacttttcccctcctaaaaagtaatgggaaatgtgtgtgcgtcttatggagcacatgaatgcaggctgcgcagctgtcgctgaagccaggagagcaagagggattggtgcgcaccaatccctcttgctctcctggcttcagggacagctccgcaaagcctcctgagcacaGTGGGGGCGCTCCTCCCGctgcgctcaggaggctttgtgttgctttcttgttttcctcctctaaaaactaggtgcgtcttatggtcagagtgcgtcttatagagtgaaaaatacggtaagtgcccAGGAGGCTTGGATGATGAGCTCAGAATCCAGGCTGTCCCGTGACCTTTTAGTCAAACTGCACAACACTCTTCTGCCAATAACACTGTTGTTGAGTGCTAGAGCTCCCCAGGATGAGTAGCAGTTTATCAGGAAAATACTACTCTCTTAAGACACACTGGTGGAGTATGAGAACAGTAGCTGTATATCCCATGACTAGGTCTAACCAAGGCCGAATTTTGTTGTTATTACCTTCTGTACAGGAATTTGAAGTGCAGTGCCCTGTGTGCAGGGAGCCTCTGGTTTATGATCTTGCAACATTGCAAGCAGCACCACCTCCACAGCAGCCAATGGTAAGGAAACTTTCAAAACAGACCTTTCACATGGACTTGCTGCTCTTTAAAAGATGCACCAGGCAGGCACCCTCTTGCTTCACTAATCTCTCTCACTTATTGGACCTGTTGGGCAACCCCATTTCTCCAAATGAGCTCTGTTAAGTGTTATTTCCAAATAATCATATACCTGGTGCTCTGTAGGCCTGCAGGTGGTTATGAGTTCTCTGTAGGCCTGCAGGTGGTTATGAGTCTTTCTTTTTGCCTGCCCCCCGGCAGCCCCTTTGCCCATCAGATCTGGAGGGTTGAGAGACCCAGAAGGCTCTGTTTGGGCCAGTCATCCAATTACATGCCTCTCTTTCCTCAGGAGGTGTACCAACCTGACACACAGACACTGCAGCACAGAGAACAACTGCGCCTGATCTatcagaagcagcaggagaaaggaggCATCATTGACCCTGAAGCAGAAAGAAATCGCTACTTCATCAGCCTGCAAAAGGTTAGTGCAGGCAGCAGGAGTACAAAGAGGATAATGGTCATAGGGAAAGAATGAAACAATGGAGGTAGCAATTTTTACTTGCTGAGACATCCTGTCTTGTAGCACAAGAGAGAGCTTTGATATTTGCATCCCAGGCAATTCTTTTAAAGTGCTGATGACTCTTGTTGCTGGCAATTTTGCAAGTTACTATAGGGAAAGATTTAAGCAGCAAAGCCTGGGGAAGACAGATGGGGTGACATCAATATATTAATTCCTGTGGGATCTTTGCCACTCAGACTGAGAATCAAGCCTGCTGGGTTTATGCATTTTCTGCCCTTCATTTTGGTTTCTATCCTTTTTAGCCCCCAGATACCACTGAACATGAACAAGTAGCCATCTCAGAAAATGTTCTGGATACTGACAAGGAACTGAGGCCATCAGTCGGCTCAGAACATACCCAAGGAACTGCAGAGGCTGCTCTTCCAGTGAGGAATGAacctgaaaaaccagagagaccTTCTGTCCCTTTGCATTTCCATAGCAAGAGAGAGAGGACTCGAGAGGAGAAACCATCTATACAAGGCCCTGGCTGGCAGCTGCGCTACAAGTCACTGGAGACACCAGCAGAAACTCATTGTCTTCTCACTGTTGAGGGGAAATCCAGAACCTTCAGTAGAAGACCCAACTGGAGAAAGGAGAGGGGACAGCGAAGCTGTGGGAGGTACAATCAAGACTTCTCAAAATCTTGCAGCAGAGACCAAGTGTCTTCACTGGTGGAGAAAAAAGAGCTGCGCACCAGAGGAATCTCACCAACCAAAGAGGGAATGTATTTGAGAGAGGAGAAAAATGTTGTGGGGAAATGGACGCAGGAGCAGAAAAGTCAAGCCCATGACAGTGAGGAAGTAAACTTGGAGGTTAGCCATAATGAGCTCAGGGGGTCGGCCAAGTGGCAGGGTCGCCGTGGGATGCAGGATTGTAGGCAGTGGGAAAAGACCAAGGGCAGAGAACATGGATCTTATATTAAAGTGCCAAGAGGCCGAGGACGCACCACATTGAACTCAAGGAGAGAGCTGCAGAGCCAAGAGACTGAGGATGGCTCCTAGCAGGCAGGAGTTGAGGCTTGAGGGGCTTTTTCTAGGGGTGAACACAGGTGATTTTGTTGTGCTGTCAACCATTGGCCTGGATTGTA
The Podarcis muralis chromosome 1, rPodMur119.hap1.1, whole genome shotgun sequence DNA segment above includes these coding regions:
- the RNF25 gene encoding LOW QUALITY PROTEIN: E3 ubiquitin-protein ligase RNF25 (The sequence of the model RefSeq protein was modified relative to this genomic sequence to represent the inferred CDS: deleted 2 bases in 1 codon); its protein translation is MAATGDSEEQEELAADCYLARSICQLRSLLSRLLLCHWFLMDIMKKYSMQQSHSRALPSEVEVLESIYLDELHVSKGNGRSVPWEISITLHPATAEDQESQYVCLTLVLSVPLQYPNEVPKIAIQNPRGLSDEQIQKISQTLQCTAEAQLGTAMLYELIEKGKEILTDNNIPHGQCVICLYGFLENEAFTKTPCYHYFHSRCLASYTEHMEEEIRAERKERVQPLAPLPKEEFEVQCPVCREPLVYDLATLQAAPPPQQPMEVYQPDTQTLQHREQLRLIYQKQQEKGGIIDPEAERNRYFISLQKPPDTTEHEQVAISENVLDTDKELRPSVGSEHTQGTAEAALPVRNEPEKPERPSVPLHFHSKRERTREEKPSIQGPGWQLRYKSLETPAETHCLLTVEGKSRTFSRRPNWRKERGQRSCGRYNQDFSKSCSRDQVSSLVEKKELRTRGISPTKEGMYLREEKNVVGKWTQEQKSQAHDSEEVNLEVSHNELRGSAKWQGRRGMQDCRQWEKTKGREHGSYIKVPRGRGRTIELKERAAEPRD